The Poecilia reticulata strain Guanapo linkage group LG1, Guppy_female_1.0+MT, whole genome shotgun sequence DNA window CTTGTGATTACTTAATACTTTGCTATAAAACCTTTTATGTCTTATCTATAATACCAGATGTACTTCTTATACTACAATTTGCTGTAGGTATTTGTGAAGGGAGAgatattctgtatttttgctCTCCATATTTTACTTCTGATACCTCATATGAAGGATGCTTCTGTTAACacttattgaaataaaatgcttttcttgaGTAAACTCTCCACTTTATTCATTATGATGCTTCGTCTTTGCATTtgatatatttagcatttttataactgaagttaacatttatttgatcgtgCTATAAAAGGACACTATATTCCTGGTAAATGTATAACACTGccacttaaaaaaatctaatcaaatgagttggaaagaagaaagaagacaaCTATCTGCTTGTGGCAAATGGAGATCCAAAGAAATATCAAAACTAGAATAAAAGAATGTTGAGCATAAATATGGCTGAGCAACAGCCATTTACCTCCATTCCTAatgatttacttaaaaaacaTCAAGGTGACTAAACCACATCACACTGTCCTCAACGACACACAACTCAATGGTTCATTCTGTGAttgataaatgaatgaatgcagaAAACCGTTCATTGCGCCCGGTTTACTTGCGGTCGAAAGAGTGAACATTTGTAGCTATCACATTAATTGTTGCTCagataagaataaaaaaaggacaagCATTTAACACCATCTAAAATTCTCTGttgattagaaagaaaaaaaaagttgttgcaGATTAGTTTCATTTAGGATTAGATGACGCATCAATGAGCCGCCAACGTAGAGCTGCGGCGGCTATAAGCGTCTGTAAACTCCCAGGACGGTCTTGCAGGTGGGACAGGTGTGCTTGGCATCTTTCAGTCTGTCCACGCAGAACGGGATGAGGCAGCATCCGAACACAAACCTGGAGGAGAAAGTGGACGCATTCAGAACCTCCGACTCACAGAAAATTCACAATCACCACCTGACACGGATATTTAAACCCGCTGATTTTATATCCAGGCCCAGaaacttttaatcattttatttttaacaatctGTAAACCTGTAAATCCTCTGGAGCTGCAGAAGTGGCATTCAAATTATCATCGATTActaatttctaaaacaaatatgaaaaatccTATAAAATAACAACTAGGTATCAACATATAAATCTCCGAAGGAAAATGTGGCCTTGGATGTGCTCCTGTGGATTTTTCAATGTGTTGCTTGtatagaaaaataattgtaaaaaatgttaatggcTCCTCATGGAATAAGGATGTACATATGAAAATCTGTAATTTggaaacattcttttttttttttattcaaagttttttacaaaataacacacacacacacacacacacacacacacacacacacacacacacacacacacacacacacacacatatatgatTTTGAAATTTGGCTTTTTATATGCGCTGAGATTgttaatttgaaaactaaaaagatacaaatgttgggaaaatgtgttttgtttttttcttctgtgagaagcactgaaaaatgaatcattttacACTAATTCAATCTTCCTGCAGCTTTAGCGTGATGCTCAGGAGGGGCGCGGCAAATGTCACGGCCAGACAGGGGGACAGGGATAGAGGTTGTTCCGTCATACCGCCAGTTCCAgaaccacacacaaaaaatactaGTAAAAGCGTGCGCAGGGGCAGTGTGATCCCACCTGACTGCGCACAAGGTGAAAAACTGACCTTATCTCTTAAGACTGCAGGAAAGCTAAACTACAATTAAATAATTGCTGCTAATATTAAAGTTCCTTAAACAATCAGTATGCCCAAGTTGTGTCTCTCAGCAATTTTATACTTCAAGTCCCACCTCCCACCAACCAAAACTACAGTAGAGTTCCCCTTACCCACAGAGGAAGAGTCCTCCACAGAAAAGGTAGGTGAGTAATCCAGAGGAATATTTCACCTCAGAGACGACAGTCCGATGGCACTTTGGGCACATAATCTGAGCTGGATTCTCTGGTAAAGGGCCGACAGTCGCTGTATACAAAAAGCCATTTTAAGGACATGATggtgtgaataaaaaaacaatgagacaTCTTTTAGGATCTCTCAGAAAATGAACTTACTCACCAACAGCCACTTCTGGGTTTGACATGTTCCTGTATAATGTGAACACTATTAGCCACACCAAACGGTAAATATTGAAAAGCAATACAAAAACGAGATTTAACAAATgtcataaaactgaataaagagagaaaccatatctcattttaaaacactttcaaaTGAAATCGGTCTCATTTCAGTGAAATTAGTCTCATAAACAGTGGCATTTGTTGAATCGTCAGCATTCATGTGTTCATatccaaagttgtttttgcaaataaacagaGCCCTGAAATCTAAGTGATGGGGACATCttacaatattataaaatatgaatctGATCTACTACTTACAGTCTGTGTTGGTTGACTTTTGGCTTGAGAGTGGCCGGGTTTCCCACAGAGATGACATTCTGCAGTGCAGCGCCTCGCCTCCTCTTTATTAGAATCACAAGACGCTCAGGAGGAACATGTTAaaaattccattttttttttttttttacacgttttcTTCACTAATCTCCATTCAAATGtgcatggattttttttttattatctattggctgtaaaacatgtaaaacttttGCACATGATGGCCAACTGGTGTTTTGTGAGATGCAAAAAAATTCACTTATAGAAACAACTTTCATTAACCGGCTTGAtccttgatttttatttttagggttaTTTATTATACTTTAATGTATAGAGGAAATCAAGTTGGTGATTAACATCggtccagcagcttctgcccctatacattaaataaaatataaataaataaccctaAACAAATTACAAAGCAATAGCTCCCAATGAGCAGTTGGCAGCAGTTGATAACAGTTAGCTACAGCATTTGTCAAATTAAACATAGCTAAAATGGACATAACAGTTAAAACCtatacaaagtaaaaattacTCATCCTTGTGAAAAAACCCTTTATAACTAACtcaacattcattttaaaatgcaaatatacaAAATTTCTACATTTGAGGTAATAGCTTTGAGGAGTCACatacagtcatatgaaaaagtttgggcacccctattaatcttaatcatttttatttctagatatttgggtgtttgcaacagctatttcagtttgatatatctaataattgatggacacagtaatatttcagtattgaaatgaggtttattgtactaacagaaaatatgcaatatgcattaaaacaaaatttgacaggtgcaaaaatTTGGGTACCcttatcattttattgatttgaatacTCCTAACTACTTTTCACTGACTTACTGAAGCACAAAATTGGTTTGGTAACCTCATTAAGCTTTGAACTTCATAGCCAGGTGTAGCCAATCATGAGAAAAGGTATTTAATGTGGCCAAATCCAAGTTGTTCTCCTATTTGAATCTCCTCTGAAAAGTCATGGGCTCCTCAAAACAGCTTTCAAATGATCTGAAGGATCATTTgaaagatagatagatagatagagatGTGTGTAACACATAAAAACTTGTATGTACGTATAAGATGATTGGATTAAACcgaaaataataatagtaataataataagagtATGTATTTCGTGAGATTTTGAGAAACACAGGTGCGAGTGCTTACGGCTTGACGGCTTTTGTACACATATTTGGACACAAAAGTAAGAACTTATCATTTTgaaagtctttttattttgaaattatacatcagatCTAGTTGCcactttctggttctgttctagaGGTGTCCCTCCCTCTGTCATCCAGAAGTGGTAGCACTGCAGGCCAATAAAAactggcccgcgggccgtagtttggacacccctgttttaaGGTAATGCAGTTTCATTACAATGTTGTGTGATGAAAGTCTACCAGCTGATTCTGGTTatcaaaaagaaggaaaacacagcagcacattTCCGGTCCAACTTTCCTAAAAGCAATAGGaagtaaccttttttttttttttttttttacttagctcTCAAACAATAATTACGCACCTCTAGACCTGGCATAGAGCAGCAAACACTGACTTCATGCACCGTCAAGCCGTAAGCACTCCCCTGCATTATGCGGGCCTACGTGTAAGGTAATAGGTTACTTTCATTATCATCACCGAGGGAAGTAGTCACAGGTTACTCCAGGCCAGGAGCTTCACTTACGGTAACACCTGCACTTTGATCTGATCTCAGGCAACTTTTTTAAAAGCTCCAGAGATCAGATCAGATGTGACGCAAGCTTTTATCTTTGGAAAAGATACGCACGGaactgaacttttctttttcaggtgCTCCACATTTGACGCTAAGAACGCAAGGGGAGGCTTTCCTCGGCAACAGGAGCTATGGCGACGGCTGTTCTCGCAGAAATATCTCTGTGCTGGCTGGACGCTGAGTTTCATTGACTACAGGAGCTCACAGGACAGTTAGCCGGGCAGTCA harbors:
- the LOC103481791 gene encoding lipopolysaccharide-induced tumor necrosis factor-alpha factor homolog; this encodes MSNPEVAVATVGPLPENPAQIMCPKCHRTVVSEVKYSSGLLTYLFCGGLFLCGFVFGCCLIPFCVDRLKDAKHTCPTCKTVLGVYRRL